One genomic window of Misgurnus anguillicaudatus chromosome 12, ASM2758022v2, whole genome shotgun sequence includes the following:
- the LOC141368949 gene encoding uncharacterized protein, producing the protein MMDAFHAGDDGSAELDFSAEPFTIRREPIQEIIRSFGSLFLETEEEAAVQKEEISLDDLPPPPPVEEEDESLISLAIAAKVNQLSMRMDKMEEDIMECIGRVERNTREHLQRHDHSLRTIEEQVRELTKQMTTQAQLVEQNQRSIEEKLTNTMEKQCSHVKQLLEGQMQDMGEAMMDCMKRRDIQFKSMVRFTPNAVSTPIASQTFTTSLPVGQTTSTYSTIPYKAAVRLEFPIFGRTEGEDPMTYLERCEEYLSVRPMNDGEILAILPSILMHTAKDWWMAEKTHVKTWNQFKAAFLRSFLPDDHEVEAERKIRERKQGIGESIRTFAFQYRAMCLRLKPTMTEREILQATLRNCNPRIGSILRSTVNTFDELVRVGVLVERDMAEERAYWKQHNAEQANRRGGTDRSGKGKSGSHNIAMISEGNIQLLTFPVVVQKHTCDAVIDTGSSYSLIQESLWRK; encoded by the coding sequence ATGATGGATGCATTTCATGCTGGAGATGACGGGAGTGCGGAGCTAGACTTCTCGGCTGAACCTTTTACAATTCGTCGAGAACCAATTCAGGAGATAATACGATCCTTTGGTAGCCTGTTTTTGGAGACTGAAGAGGAAGCTGCTGTGCAAAAGGAGGAAATAAGCTTGGATGATTTACCACCACCACCCCCGGTGGAAGAGGAAGATGAAAGTCTCATCAGTCTTGCTATAGCAGCAAAGGTAAATCAGTTAAGCATGAGAATGGATAAAATGGAAGAAGACATTATGGAGTGTATTGGGAGAGTGGAGCGAAATACTCGTGAGCATCTTCAACGACACGACCATAGTTTGAGAACTATAGAAGAACAAGTTAGAGAATTGACCAAACAGATGACAACTCAAGCTCAGTTGGTTGAACAGAACCAGCGGAGTATTGAAGAAAAGCTTACAAACACAATGGAGAAACAATGTAGCCACGTGAAGCAACTATTGGAAGGACAGATGCAAGATATGGGTGAGGCCATGATGGATTGTATGAAGAGAAGAGACATTCAGTTTAAGTCTATGGTTCGTTTTACCCCAAATGCCGTGTCTACTCCCATAGCTTCACAAACCTTCACAACTTCATTACCAGTTGGTCAAACAACATCTACATATAGCACGATTCCTTATAAAGCAGCAGTCAGGCTGGAGTTCCCTATCTTTGGACGCACAGAGGGTGAGGATCCGATGACCTACCTAGAAAGGTGTGAGGAGTATTTATCAGTGCGACCGATGAATGATGGCGAGATCTTGGCGATACTTCCATCCATATTGATGCATACAGCAAAAGACTGGTGGATGGCTGAAAAAACCCATGTCAAAACTTGGAACCAATTCAAGGCTGCATTTCTGCGTTCCTTTCTACCTGATGACCATGAAGTGGAGGCAGAGAGAAAAATTAGAGAGAGAAAGCAAGGAATAGGTGAAAGCATCCGGACATTTGCTTTTCAGTATAGAGCCATGTGTCTGAGATTGAAGCCAACGATGACAGAAAGGGAAATACTTCAAGCTACATTAAGAAACTGCAATCCTCGAATCGGTAGTATTTTGAGAAGCACAGTCAATACATTTGATGAATTAGTTCGTGTTGGAGTGTTGGTGGAACGAGATATGGCAGAGGAAAGAGCTTATTGGAAACAACATAATGCTGAACAAGCCAACCGAAGAGGAGGAACCGACAGATCCGGTAAAGGCAAGAGCGGAAGCCATAACATCGCCATGATATCTGAAGGTAACATTCAGCTATTAACCTTTCCTGTAGTAGTGCAGAAACATACTTGTGATGCTGTTATAGACACTGGTAGCTCGTATTCTCTAATCCAAGAATCTTTGTGGAGAAAATAG